A portion of the Flavobacterium limnophilum genome contains these proteins:
- a CDS encoding tRNA threonylcarbamoyladenosine dehydratase → MAEWTERAELLFKAEGLDKLRNANILVVGLGGVGSFAAEFLARAGVGKMTIVDGDIVDITNINRQLPALHSTIGEPKVTIVGDRLMDINPELKLTRIREFLSPERAFELVSDEFDYVLDCIDSITPKLNLIFAAKRKRVKIISSMGAGGKMQASKVKVADISNTINCYLAKTIRRRLKAVKINKLKVVFSSEIQDGASLKMTDGSNFKKSFYGTNSYMPGLFGLYAAETVIRYLLKK, encoded by the coding sequence ATGGCAGAATGGACTGAGAGAGCAGAGCTCTTATTTAAGGCAGAAGGATTGGATAAATTAAGAAACGCCAATATTTTGGTGGTGGGATTGGGAGGCGTGGGTTCCTTTGCCGCCGAATTTTTGGCACGAGCCGGAGTGGGAAAAATGACCATAGTGGACGGCGATATCGTGGATATAACCAACATCAACCGACAGTTGCCCGCCTTGCATTCCACCATTGGAGAACCCAAAGTAACCATCGTTGGCGACCGATTAATGGACATCAATCCTGAATTGAAGTTGACTAGAATCCGTGAGTTTTTGTCGCCGGAAAGAGCATTCGAATTGGTTTCGGATGAATTTGATTATGTTTTGGATTGCATTGACAGCATTACGCCAAAATTGAATTTAATCTTTGCCGCCAAGCGCAAAAGGGTGAAAATTATTTCCTCGATGGGGGCAGGAGGGAAGATGCAGGCTTCCAAAGTGAAGGTGGCCGATATCAGCAATACGATAAATTGCTATTTGGCCAAAACGATTCGCCGCCGATTGAAAGCGGTAAAAATCAATAAATTGAAAGTCGTTTTTTCGTCTGAAATTCAGGATGGAGCCAGTTTAAAAATGACCGATGGTTCCAATTTCAAGAAATCTTTTTATGGAACCAACAGCTATATGCCGGGATTGTTTGGCTTGTATGCCGCCGAAACAGTGATTCGTTATTTACTTAAGAAATAG
- a CDS encoding transposase, whose translation MLTWNSLLKKFTTNFDNKSTKASAESFNAKIKAFRAQFRGVRNVEFFLFRLTNIYAYIAPQVLELTRLIPD comes from the coding sequence ATTTTAACATGGAATTCACTTTTAAAAAAGTTCACCACGAATTTTGACAACAAAAGCACCAAAGCTTCGGCAGAATCTTTCAATGCCAAAATAAAAGCATTCAGAGCGCAATTCAGGGGAGTCAGAAATGTTGAGTTTTTCCTTTTTAGACTAACCAATATTTACGCATATATCGCTCCACAGGTTTTAGAATTGACCCGATTGATCCCGGATTGA
- a CDS encoding TatD family hydrolase codes for MQYFNLHTHQFTNQPDVLELVNQYPQEFDAAIPFYSIGIHPLYINENRLEKDFQVVDEKLALPECLALGESGLDKRSETPFEVQQSVFEKQLALAEKHQKPVVIHCVAAFQELIEIKKRLKITVPMIVHGFSKKVELAKQLIDNGFYVSFGKNLLRNPELEPVFQSIPNDRFLLETDIVEEGIQEVYALAAKYKGMELNELQEIVNKNYNKVFVNNSL; via the coding sequence ATGCAATACTTCAATTTACATACCCACCAATTCACGAATCAACCAGATGTATTGGAATTGGTCAATCAATATCCACAGGAATTTGATGCCGCGATTCCGTTTTATTCCATCGGGATTCATCCGTTGTACATAAACGAAAACCGATTGGAAAAGGATTTTCAAGTGGTGGACGAGAAATTGGCCTTGCCGGAATGTTTGGCTCTCGGCGAATCTGGTTTGGACAAACGTTCTGAAACGCCGTTTGAGGTGCAACAATCCGTTTTCGAAAAACAATTGGCATTGGCCGAAAAACACCAAAAACCGGTCGTGATTCATTGTGTTGCCGCTTTTCAGGAATTGATTGAAATAAAGAAAAGATTGAAAATTACCGTTCCCATGATTGTCCACGGATTCTCCAAAAAAGTGGAACTCGCCAAGCAGTTAATCGACAATGGATTTTATGTTTCGTTTGGAAAAAATTTATTGCGAAACCCGGAATTGGAACCGGTTTTTCAAAGTATTCCAAACGATAGATTCTTGTTGGAAACCGACATAGTCGAGGAAGGAATCCAAGAAGTATATGCCTTGGCAGCGAAATATAAAGGAATGGAATTAAATGAATTACAGGAAATAGTGAATAAAAATTATAATAAAGTTTTCGTAAATAATTCATTGTAA
- a CDS encoding WG repeat-containing protein, with product MKTIKFNVLFLFALLVISFSCKKNIEKEPNKVGKLIFKRDDKTSMYAYFDENGNKVLGDYLIAYTDTITDYGIVGRSPVLIDRNGKHIYDIFCFDNGPDYTSEGIYRIEKNGKIGYIDSISSKVLIEPKFDCAYPFKDGKAKVSVNCKKVYDGEHYTWESNNWYYIDKKGNIVK from the coding sequence ATGAAGACAATCAAATTTAATGTACTGTTTCTTTTTGCTCTTTTGGTAATAAGTTTTTCTTGTAAAAAAAATATTGAGAAGGAACCAAATAAAGTTGGGAAATTGATTTTTAAAAGGGATGACAAAACTTCAATGTATGCCTATTTTGATGAAAACGGGAATAAAGTACTAGGAGATTATTTAATTGCTTATACAGATACAATTACTGATTATGGAATTGTAGGTCGTAGTCCTGTTTTAATTGATAGAAATGGAAAACATATTTATGATATTTTTTGTTTTGATAATGGGCCAGATTACACCAGTGAAGGAATATATAGAATTGAAAAAAACGGAAAAATTGGTTACATTGATTCTATAAGTTCCAAAGTATTGATTGAACCAAAATTTGATTGTGCTTACCCATTTAAAGATGGAAAAGCAAAAGTTAGTGTCAATTGTAAAAAAGTGTATGATGGAGAACATTATACTTGGGAAAGTAATAATTGGTATTATATTGATAAAAAAGGGAATATAGTAAAGTAA